The Sediminispirochaeta smaragdinae DSM 11293 genome has a segment encoding these proteins:
- a CDS encoding tripartite tricarboxylate transporter substrate binding protein codes for MKKILLFSLSLFIIVGLSSTFANGDQEKPFPSKPVTILVPFAAGGTADTNARALSAVAEKYLGQPLLIVNKPGGGALVAANEFAYDTKNDGYTLWYGTWSPYILAPHLGLVDYEYDAFQQVCAMTDSPMALTVRSDSPYNSLGDLLTAIKNNPGKIKAGTLGAANSLSLVFTMIGMEAGGEIGKVPYDGGAETVPALLKGDVDVIIQNPAETMEYVEAGSLKYLAIPSLKRSSYFPEIPTFIEEGIDIVNSAYKGFYVPKGTPQERIDILAEAFRQMSQDEKFIEVMERTKQEIVWAPAEDLKKLDDQMRDSFGKAVQAAGLGK; via the coding sequence ATGAAAAAAATTCTACTATTTTCGCTTAGTCTTTTTATCATTGTGGGGCTCAGCAGCACTTTTGCAAATGGGGATCAGGAAAAGCCATTTCCTTCAAAACCCGTTACCATTTTAGTTCCTTTCGCTGCCGGTGGAACCGCCGATACAAATGCCAGAGCACTGTCGGCGGTAGCGGAAAAGTACTTGGGACAGCCGCTCTTAATCGTTAATAAACCGGGTGGAGGAGCATTGGTTGCAGCAAACGAGTTTGCCTACGACACAAAAAACGACGGTTATACATTATGGTATGGAACATGGTCTCCATATATTTTGGCACCGCATTTAGGGCTTGTAGATTATGAATACGATGCATTTCAACAGGTATGCGCCATGACCGACAGCCCTATGGCGCTTACTGTCAGGTCAGATTCTCCATACAACTCACTTGGGGATTTGCTTACGGCAATAAAAAACAATCCGGGAAAGATAAAAGCCGGAACATTGGGTGCAGCAAACTCTCTTTCATTGGTTTTTACAATGATTGGTATGGAAGCTGGTGGTGAAATAGGAAAAGTGCCGTATGACGGTGGAGCAGAAACAGTTCCCGCATTGTTAAAGGGCGATGTGGATGTCATAATTCAAAATCCTGCAGAAACGATGGAATATGTGGAGGCAGGCTCTTTGAAGTATCTGGCAATACCATCATTAAAACGGTCAAGTTATTTTCCGGAAATCCCTACCTTTATCGAAGAAGGGATAGATATAGTAAATTCTGCCTATAAAGGCTTTTATGTTCCCAAAGGTACCCCTCAGGAAAGAATAGATATCCTCGCGGAGGCTTTCAGACAAATGTCTCAGGATGAGAAATTCATTGAAGTTATGGAAAGAACAAAGCAGGAAATTGTTTGGGCTCCAGCTGAAGATCTTAAAAAACTTGATGATCAAATGCGTGATAGTTTTGGTAAGGCTGTACAAGCAGCCGGTTTAGGCAAGTAA
- the ilvC gene encoding ketol-acid reductoisomerase: MAKAYFDDDANLDELKNKTVAVIGYGNQGRSQALNMRDSGVNVIVGNIEDGASWTQGKKDGFDVYSISEASKRADILFLLIPDEIMPSVYEEDIAPYIEDGNVINFASGYNVHFGFIELPETVDIVLIAPRMIGKGVRDRFVSGEGFPSLVAVHQDSTGKAKTIMLALAKAIGTTKIGAFESSFEEEAVVDLFGEQVMGGFKLYNLRMAYELLVEEYGFSPEAVLLELYLSGEGIETLRNAQEVGIWGQLRYHSTTSQYGHQTRGKYAASDASRALLRSIVENIKSGEFSKEWKTEQLTGYPVFNRLWKDNLKHPFIKSEQDLLKILNANKRKGDEK; this comes from the coding sequence TTGGCGAAGGCTTATTTTGATGATGATGCAAATTTGGATGAATTAAAAAACAAAACGGTTGCGGTTATCGGATATGGTAATCAAGGTCGCTCTCAAGCCTTAAATATGCGTGATAGTGGAGTTAACGTGATCGTCGGCAACATTGAGGATGGAGCAAGCTGGACACAGGGGAAAAAAGATGGGTTCGACGTGTATAGTATCTCAGAGGCAAGCAAAAGAGCAGACATTTTGTTTCTTTTGATTCCAGATGAAATTATGCCTTCAGTTTACGAGGAAGACATTGCTCCATATATTGAGGACGGCAATGTAATCAATTTTGCAAGCGGATACAATGTGCACTTTGGCTTTATCGAACTGCCGGAAACTGTAGATATAGTACTCATTGCACCAAGAATGATAGGAAAGGGAGTTCGGGACCGCTTTGTTAGTGGCGAAGGTTTTCCGAGCCTGGTAGCAGTTCATCAGGATTCCACCGGAAAAGCAAAGACGATAATGCTTGCGTTGGCAAAAGCGATAGGCACAACAAAGATCGGAGCATTTGAATCAAGTTTTGAAGAAGAAGCCGTTGTAGACCTTTTTGGCGAACAGGTCATGGGAGGATTCAAACTCTATAATCTGAGAATGGCCTATGAGTTGCTTGTTGAGGAATACGGTTTCAGTCCCGAGGCAGTATTGCTTGAACTGTATCTTTCCGGAGAAGGCATTGAAACCTTACGGAATGCTCAGGAAGTTGGGATTTGGGGACAGCTTCGATACCATTCCACAACAAGTCAGTACGGACACCAGACAAGAGGGAAATACGCTGCCAGTGATGCATCCAGAGCCTTACTCAGAAGTATTGTTGAGAATATAAAATCAGGCGAATTCAGCAAAGAATGGAAAACGGAACAGTTAACAGGATATCCTGTTTTCAATCGATTGTGGAAGGACAATCTAAAGCATCCTTTTATTAAATCCGAGCAGGATTTGTTAAAAATATTAAACGCAAACAAAAGAAAGGGGGATGAGAAATGA
- a CDS encoding GntR family transcriptional regulator: protein MENRFENNAYPLKKMNKANMVYDILYEGIISGTWKPGDRLNDEELSRQFGTSRNSVREALSNLVRNHLVEKEHWKGYRVRSPQWKEIEEAIDIRKCLELYTIDKMRNLSDDKIDEVIKLLENHFQEAEEKVNTNQNEYKKIDMMFHQIIYNSVSEFWLTDIVENLHAVADIQTNRLSVSVYQHKEIYKKLLDRDFDGMKNKMQEHIESFKNRAQKIYQSNLQTSKDETMEKKA, encoded by the coding sequence ATGGAAAATCGATTTGAGAATAATGCTTATCCGTTAAAAAAGATGAACAAGGCAAATATGGTTTACGATATCCTTTATGAAGGAATCATTTCAGGGACATGGAAACCTGGTGACCGATTAAATGACGAAGAATTATCACGACAATTTGGAACGAGCCGGAATTCGGTTAGGGAGGCTTTATCCAACCTGGTAAGAAACCACCTTGTAGAAAAAGAGCACTGGAAGGGTTATAGAGTAAGAAGTCCTCAATGGAAAGAAATAGAAGAAGCCATTGATATTAGAAAGTGCCTTGAACTATATACTATTGATAAAATGAGAAATTTATCTGATGATAAAATTGATGAAGTTATAAAGCTATTGGAGAATCATTTCCAGGAAGCGGAAGAGAAGGTCAATACCAATCAAAATGAATATAAAAAAATCGACATGATGTTTCACCAGATAATCTATAATTCTGTATCGGAATTCTGGCTTACTGATATTGTCGAAAACCTTCATGCAGTTGCCGATATACAAACAAATCGTCTTTCCGTTAGTGTCTATCAACATAAAGAAATTTACAAAAAGCTACTTGATAGAGATTTTGACGGTATGAAAAACAAGATGCAAGAACATATAGAATCATTCAAAAATCGTGCACAAAAAATATATCAATCTAACTTACAGACAAGTAAAGATGAAACCATGGAGAAAAAGGCGTAA
- a CDS encoding GntR family transcriptional regulator: MDSKIFNGTKKEMVRHYIKQILIDGTIGFGMRLPSENELVKKFQVSRQTIRQAFSDLANEGLIYKQQGKGTFSKYRKNARQKQAIAVITTYISEFVFPGIVSGIEDVLSDKGYMMLLANTNNSKEKEAEYLRNVMEHNVVGVIIEPSKSAQGNINLQIFNEMSKKGIKFVFINAYYPDFDSSYIVMDDQKGAYIVVEHLLQRGHRRIACVYKTDDRQGVDRKSGYLQALDSYGVEIDNSLIGEYDTAGMYLFPYMFAQSVLRSDNPPTAFTCYNDQSALMVIQAIKDSGLRFPEDVSVVGYDDSIEVLSQDIGITTIKHPKRDMGVQGARFIIDMIEGRMKRPQYVYKPDLIVRDSCRNL; this comes from the coding sequence TTGGACAGCAAAATATTTAACGGAACGAAAAAGGAGATGGTCAGGCACTACATCAAGCAGATATTGATTGATGGGACCATTGGATTTGGAATGCGGCTCCCTTCGGAGAATGAGCTGGTGAAGAAATTCCAGGTCAGCCGTCAGACAATCCGGCAGGCCTTCAGTGATCTTGCCAACGAGGGGCTTATTTACAAACAGCAGGGGAAGGGGACTTTCAGCAAGTATAGAAAGAATGCAAGGCAGAAGCAGGCTATCGCCGTTATTACCACATATATTTCCGAGTTTGTTTTTCCGGGAATTGTTTCCGGTATTGAAGATGTTCTATCTGACAAAGGTTACATGATGCTTCTTGCGAATACAAACAACAGCAAGGAAAAGGAAGCTGAATATCTTAGGAATGTCATGGAACACAATGTTGTAGGCGTTATCATTGAACCGTCGAAAAGCGCTCAAGGAAATATTAACTTGCAGATTTTCAATGAAATGAGCAAGAAAGGCATAAAATTTGTGTTCATCAATGCATATTATCCGGATTTCGACAGTTCCTATATCGTTATGGATGATCAAAAGGGTGCTTATATCGTTGTTGAACACCTTCTTCAGCGGGGACACCGGCGAATAGCCTGTGTTTACAAGACCGACGATAGGCAAGGTGTGGACAGAAAAAGCGGCTATTTGCAGGCTTTGGATAGTTACGGTGTGGAGATAGATAATTCACTGATTGGAGAGTATGACACCGCCGGAATGTATCTGTTTCCTTACATGTTTGCCCAGTCGGTGCTTCGTTCAGACAACCCGCCGACAGCCTTTACGTGTTATAACGACCAGAGCGCACTTATGGTTATCCAAGCAATAAAGGACAGTGGTTTGAGGTTCCCGGAAGATGTTTCGGTTGTCGGTTATGACGATTCGATTGAGGTCCTGTCTCAGGATATAGGAATCACTACAATAAAGCATCCTAAAAGGGATATGGGAGTTCAGGGGGCAAGATTCATTATTGATATGATTGAAGGCCGTATGAAGAGGCCGCAGTATGTTTACAAGCCTGATCTTATCGTACGGGATTCATGTAGAAATCTTTAG
- a CDS encoding sugar ABC transporter substrate-binding protein → MKKNLLALVISLVVVGAVFANGQSEGAASKTAKTGPITIGVSTWSINDSLGSQVRRMIDAAASELGVKVVYIEQSHKSEQVISSVENLCASGVDGIIICNSADAEMARVVPIAQQNKVYIAQFFRKIGDPAINKIALDSSYYIGCTHEDETANGYELGRILVQDKGCRNIGITSYRVGDATANARIAGYKQAIADWNSAYPSDKAVLMNVVDDKYTSEEARQAVEGMIDANPTMDGLIVVGGGGQPLEGALAAIKAKELVGKIHVASTDFTTNLEQQLADGEMSAMSGGHYADPLFSFMMVYNAIKGNYTKTSDKYLEVIFPMMFVASAEDYAAFDKYFIQSLPYNQEELVKMANSSFEELKMAAASLSIQDVVSRH, encoded by the coding sequence ATGAAAAAGAATCTTTTGGCACTTGTAATTTCACTCGTGGTAGTCGGAGCCGTTTTCGCAAACGGCCAGTCGGAAGGTGCTGCTTCCAAAACCGCAAAAACAGGCCCAATCACAATCGGTGTTTCAACCTGGTCAATTAATGATTCTTTAGGAAGCCAGGTGAGGCGCATGATCGATGCAGCAGCCAGCGAGCTTGGTGTAAAGGTTGTATATATCGAGCAGTCTCACAAGTCGGAACAGGTCATTTCCTCCGTTGAAAACCTGTGTGCCTCCGGTGTTGACGGTATTATCATCTGCAACTCCGCCGATGCCGAAATGGCGCGTGTAGTTCCCATCGCGCAACAAAACAAGGTATACATTGCCCAATTCTTCAGGAAGATCGGTGACCCCGCAATTAACAAGATAGCACTGGACAGTTCATACTATATTGGATGTACCCATGAAGATGAGACCGCGAATGGCTATGAACTGGGAAGAATTCTGGTCCAGGACAAGGGCTGCAGGAACATCGGAATTACCAGCTACCGCGTTGGCGATGCAACTGCTAATGCTCGTATAGCCGGATATAAGCAGGCGATCGCGGATTGGAACAGTGCATATCCTTCCGACAAAGCCGTACTTATGAACGTTGTTGACGACAAGTACACCTCCGAGGAGGCCCGGCAGGCAGTAGAAGGGATGATCGATGCGAATCCTACGATGGACGGTCTTATTGTCGTAGGCGGCGGCGGTCAACCTCTTGAAGGGGCCCTTGCAGCCATCAAGGCAAAAGAACTTGTGGGTAAGATCCACGTTGCTTCGACGGACTTTACGACGAATCTCGAACAGCAGCTTGCGGACGGTGAAATGTCGGCAATGTCCGGAGGCCATTACGCCGATCCCCTGTTCTCCTTCATGATGGTTTATAACGCTATCAAGGGCAACTATACGAAAACGTCAGATAAGTATCTTGAAGTCATTTTTCCGATGATGTTTGTTGCATCGGCGGAAGACTACGCAGCATTCGACAAATATTTTATTCAATCCTTGCCCTACAATCAGGAAGAACTCGTGAAAATGGCCAACTCCAGCTTTGAAGAATTGAAGATGGCCGCGGCATCTTTGAGCATCCAGGACGTTGTTTCCAGACATTAG
- a CDS encoding ABC transporter permease, translated as MKTDLIHKKSSPGKLNGALFLVGVTVLIYMIFKIVRPHNFGNLSSLSSYFQQALLPTVAACGFYFIIVMGLFDFSIGANIVLSAIVGVLLSRSFGYLGLIVGPVLVGTLIGFINGILYVRLKIPSIIATVGLMMVYECIGALIASGSVLTLGQNVRAFGNAPWNIVLAVIAFLLAFIFLEHTKIGTYTYAIGSNETVAKNMGIAINTYKVIAFVLCGFFAGIMSILTISYGSAITASTNMSSMTRNFTPIMGCFFGLAFKKSVNPVIAMLVGEFIITMILNGLISLGAPTTIQNVITGCTLIGIVVLTTRVPKGAVVK; from the coding sequence ATGAAAACAGATTTAATTCACAAGAAATCATCCCCTGGTAAACTCAACGGCGCGCTCTTCCTTGTTGGCGTTACGGTGCTCATTTATATGATCTTCAAAATAGTGCGCCCTCACAATTTCGGTAATCTCAGTAGCCTGTCCTCCTATTTTCAGCAGGCACTGCTTCCGACGGTCGCCGCTTGCGGATTCTATTTCATTATCGTTATGGGACTTTTCGATTTCAGTATAGGTGCAAATATAGTCTTGTCTGCAATTGTCGGCGTGCTGCTGAGTCGCAGTTTCGGCTATCTCGGATTGATCGTGGGCCCAGTGCTTGTCGGCACCCTCATCGGTTTTATCAACGGCATTTTATATGTAAGGTTGAAGATACCTTCCATTATTGCGACCGTCGGATTGATGATGGTGTATGAGTGTATAGGAGCTCTGATAGCATCGGGAAGCGTGCTCACTTTAGGACAAAATGTAAGAGCATTTGGCAACGCACCCTGGAACATCGTTCTCGCAGTTATCGCGTTTTTGTTGGCTTTCATTTTCTTGGAGCACACAAAAATAGGGACGTACACCTACGCAATTGGAAGCAATGAAACCGTAGCGAAGAACATGGGAATTGCGATCAATACATATAAGGTTATAGCCTTTGTTCTCTGCGGTTTCTTTGCCGGCATCATGAGCATATTGACTATCAGTTATGGCAGCGCGATTACTGCAAGCACGAATATGTCCAGCATGACGCGGAACTTTACCCCCATTATGGGTTGTTTTTTCGGACTTGCCTTCAAGAAGAGCGTCAATCCCGTTATTGCAATGCTGGTGGGTGAGTTTATCATTACGATGATTTTGAATGGGCTGATTTCGTTGGGTGCTCCGACGACAATACAGAATGTGATCACAGGCTGCACCTTGATCGGCATTGTCGTCCTTACGACGCGGGTGCCCAAGGGCGCGGTGGTCAAGTGA
- a CDS encoding sugar ABC transporter ATP-binding protein, which produces MNKSVEILRAENISKSFGNTQACNNVSLSLARGEVHGLIGENGSGKSTFASMLCGVYAPDGGTFYLDGEEYSAHTQVEANEKGVAIIVQEVGTLNGLTVAQNIFLGKEDRFTRFGIFRPHKLNRTVNEILKRYGFDYINAGDMIDSYDYEVRKLVEIVKATHFGPKIVVVDETSTALSQDGRDILYDQIKKISDSGNTVLFISHDLDEVLQLTDRVSVLRDGSYVDTVVSSESSTDQLKILMVGREIDRKYYRTDYGGTISEEVVLRARNINVKDKIFDIDLDVHKGEILGIGGLSDCGMHDLAKAFFGAAYNRSGEITTATGVKINSIPDAIKNGIAYTAKDRDNESVVLNASIRDNITLLALAKVRKGPVISRTKENQFAQRLADQMSVKMQGLEQFVAGLSGGNKQKVVLARWLGTEPQILILDSPTRGIDIKVKADIYSLMDNLRKEGRAIVMISEELMELIGMCDRILVLKNGRINGEFFRSKELTEHDLIHQML; this is translated from the coding sequence ATGAATAAGTCGGTAGAGATCCTCAGGGCGGAGAATATCTCCAAATCATTCGGTAATACCCAGGCGTGTAATAACGTCAGCCTCTCCCTTGCACGAGGGGAGGTCCACGGGCTTATCGGTGAGAATGGCTCGGGTAAGTCAACTTTCGCGTCGATGCTGTGTGGTGTATACGCGCCGGACGGTGGAACGTTCTATCTGGACGGAGAAGAGTATAGCGCCCACACCCAGGTTGAAGCCAATGAGAAGGGGGTGGCAATTATCGTGCAGGAGGTCGGAACCTTAAATGGATTGACAGTCGCCCAGAATATTTTCCTGGGAAAGGAAGACAGGTTTACGCGTTTCGGTATCTTTCGACCACATAAGTTGAACAGAACCGTCAATGAAATACTGAAACGGTACGGCTTCGACTATATCAACGCTGGCGACATGATAGACAGTTACGACTACGAAGTACGCAAGCTGGTTGAAATAGTCAAAGCTACCCATTTCGGACCGAAGATCGTTGTTGTCGATGAAACAAGCACCGCATTGTCCCAGGATGGGCGGGACATCCTCTATGACCAAATAAAGAAGATTAGCGATAGCGGAAACACCGTACTGTTCATTTCCCACGATCTTGATGAAGTATTGCAATTGACCGACAGGGTATCGGTCCTGCGGGATGGCAGCTACGTCGACACGGTTGTATCGTCGGAGAGCAGTACGGATCAGCTAAAGATCCTCATGGTTGGCAGGGAAATCGACAGGAAGTACTACCGGACCGATTACGGTGGGACAATAAGCGAAGAAGTGGTGTTGCGGGCGAGGAACATTAACGTTAAAGACAAGATCTTTGACATAGACCTCGACGTTCATAAAGGCGAGATACTCGGTATCGGCGGTTTAAGCGATTGCGGGATGCACGATTTGGCCAAGGCATTTTTTGGGGCGGCGTACAATCGTAGCGGAGAGATCACGACTGCCACGGGCGTTAAGATCAATTCGATACCGGATGCCATCAAAAATGGCATAGCCTATACGGCGAAAGACAGAGACAATGAATCGGTTGTTCTGAATGCCAGTATCAGAGATAACATCACCCTTCTGGCGTTGGCAAAGGTTAGGAAAGGACCTGTCATTTCTCGGACAAAGGAAAACCAATTCGCCCAGAGGCTCGCAGACCAGATGAGTGTCAAGATGCAGGGACTCGAACAATTCGTTGCGGGGCTGTCCGGCGGAAATAAGCAGAAAGTAGTTCTTGCCCGTTGGTTGGGTACAGAGCCTCAAATTCTGATTCTGGATAGTCCGACGCGTGGAATCGATATCAAGGTTAAAGCAGATATTTATTCCCTCATGGATAACCTGAGAAAAGAGGGAAGAGCCATTGTCATGATTTCGGAAGAGCTCATGGAGCTTATCGGGATGTGTGATCGCATTCTTGTTCTGAAGAACGGAAGAATTAACGGAGAGTTTTTCAGGAGCAAA